A region of Chitinophaga horti DNA encodes the following proteins:
- a CDS encoding glycosyltransferase family 4 protein — protein sequence MNIGFDAKRAYQNKTGLGNYSRTLIHSLATFHPEHQYYLFAPKITGMFAAGAYSNMHTVQPQQALHKLFRSAWRSRFISGELSRHKLDIFHGLSHELPFGIHKTGVKSIVTMHDLIFERYPEQYNPIDVYTYRKKAKYACEKADRVVAISQQTKDDLVHYYQTPPEKISVAYQACDPAFAIEHPKAHINVMLDKYNLPKEYFLYVGSIIERKNLLGIVKAMSLLNGASLPLVVLGDGSGYKKKVKEYVSEHGLGQKVFFLNEMASFAYHDLPALYQGAAGLIYPSVFEGFGIPILEALWSQTPVITSQGSCFHETGGEAALYIDPLRPESIAHAMERVAGDTALVNSMRLKGLDHAQQFTAQKTAEVVMEIYQHELRTGHR from the coding sequence TTGAATATCGGTTTCGACGCCAAAAGGGCTTATCAGAACAAAACAGGGCTCGGCAATTATAGCCGGACGCTCATCCATTCCCTTGCTACTTTTCACCCGGAACATCAATATTACCTGTTCGCTCCTAAAATCACCGGCATGTTTGCCGCCGGCGCTTATTCCAATATGCACACGGTACAGCCGCAGCAGGCTTTGCATAAGCTGTTTCGTTCGGCCTGGCGCAGCCGTTTTATTTCCGGCGAACTTTCGCGTCATAAGCTGGATATTTTTCACGGCCTTAGTCACGAACTTCCTTTCGGCATCCATAAAACAGGGGTGAAAAGCATCGTTACCATGCACGACCTGATCTTTGAGCGCTACCCGGAGCAGTACAATCCCATCGATGTATACACCTACCGCAAAAAGGCGAAATACGCCTGCGAAAAGGCCGACAGGGTAGTTGCGATCAGTCAGCAGACGAAGGATGACCTGGTGCATTATTATCAAACACCGCCGGAAAAGATCTCCGTTGCCTACCAGGCGTGTGATCCGGCTTTTGCGATCGAACACCCGAAAGCACATATCAACGTAATGTTGGATAAGTATAACCTGCCAAAGGAATATTTCCTGTACGTGGGTTCTATTATAGAGCGAAAAAATCTCCTGGGCATTGTAAAAGCTATGTCTCTCCTCAACGGCGCGTCGCTGCCGCTGGTGGTGTTAGGCGATGGCTCAGGATATAAAAAGAAGGTAAAGGAATATGTGAGTGAGCATGGGCTGGGGCAAAAGGTTTTCTTTCTTAACGAGATGGCCAGCTTCGCTTACCACGACCTGCCCGCCCTTTATCAGGGGGCCGCAGGACTCATATATCCTTCTGTTTTCGAGGGATTCGGCATCCCCATCCTGGAAGCGCTCTGGAGCCAGACGCCGGTAATCACTTCGCAGGGTTCCTGCTTTCATGAAACGGGCGGCGAGGCTGCGCTCTACATCGATCCGCTTCGGCCCGAGAGTATCGCGCATGCGATGGAAAGGGTAGCGGGCGATACAGCCCTGGTCAACAGTATGCGCCTGAAGGGGCTCGACCATGCACAACAATTTACCGCTCAAAAAACGGCGGAAGTAGTAATGGAAATTTATCAACATGAACTTCGAACAGGACATCGTTAA
- a CDS encoding 2,3,4,5-tetrahydropyridine-2,6-dicarboxylate N-succinyltransferase gives MELQQQILAAWNDRALLQQTQYSDAVRAVIESVDKGKLRVAEPTADGWQVNEWVKQAILMYFSIQSMETMSLPPFEFYDKMKLKTNYAELGVRVVPHAVARYGAFIAKGAILMPSYVNIGAYVDEGTMVDTWATVGSCAQIGKNVHLSGGVGIGGVLEPLQASPVIIEDGVFVGSRCIVVEGVHVEKEAVLGANVVLTKSTKIIDVTGAEPVEFKGRVPARSVVIPGSYTKKFPAGEYQVPCALIIGQRKASTDLKTSLNDTLREFNVAV, from the coding sequence ATGGAATTACAGCAACAGATATTAGCGGCTTGGAACGACCGGGCGCTTTTGCAGCAAACCCAGTACTCCGATGCAGTAAGGGCAGTGATTGAAAGTGTGGACAAAGGTAAACTGAGAGTAGCAGAGCCAACCGCAGATGGATGGCAAGTGAACGAGTGGGTAAAACAGGCCATCCTGATGTACTTTTCCATTCAGTCTATGGAGACTATGAGCCTGCCTCCTTTCGAGTTTTATGATAAAATGAAACTGAAAACCAATTACGCGGAACTCGGCGTTCGTGTAGTACCTCACGCGGTTGCACGTTACGGCGCATTTATCGCAAAAGGCGCTATTCTTATGCCTTCTTATGTGAACATTGGTGCTTATGTGGACGAGGGTACCATGGTGGATACCTGGGCGACCGTAGGTTCCTGCGCGCAGATCGGTAAGAACGTACACCTGAGCGGTGGCGTAGGTATCGGCGGCGTACTCGAGCCCCTGCAGGCCAGCCCCGTAATCATTGAAGACGGTGTGTTCGTAGGTTCGCGTTGCATCGTAGTAGAAGGCGTACACGTAGAGAAAGAAGCCGTACTCGGTGCAAACGTGGTACTGACAAAATCTACTAAGATCATCGACGTAACAGGTGCAGAGCCTGTTGAATTTAAGGGTCGTGTACCAGCGCGCAGCGTGGTGATTCCTGGTTCTTACACCAAGAAATTCCCTGCGGGTGAATACCAGGTGCCTTGCGCGTTGATTATTGGTCAGCGTAAAGCATCTACCGATTTGAAGACGAGTTTGAATGATACGTTGCGTGAGTTCAACGTGGCTGTTTAA